From a single Nicotiana tomentosiformis chromosome 2, ASM39032v3, whole genome shotgun sequence genomic region:
- the LOC104097038 gene encoding lysine histidine transporter 1-like — MADERSAEQKKIDEWLPITSSRNAKWWYSTFHNVTSMVGAGVLSLPYAMSELGWGPGVTVLVLSWIITLYTLWQMVEMHEMVPGKRFDRYHELGQHAFGEKLGLWIVVPQQVIVEVGVDIVYMVTGGKSLKKIHDLLCKDNCTNMKLSHFIMIFASVHFCLVHLPNFNSISSISLAAAVMSLSYSTIAWGASIKKGVQPDVDYGYNAKTNMGAVFNFFSALGDVAFAYAGHNVVLEIQATIPSTSEKPSKGPMWRGVVVAYIVVAVCYFPVALIGYWVFGNSVQDNILISLEKPTWLIVMANFFVVVHVIGSYQIYAMPVFDMIETVLVKKLKFKPTWYLRFITRNLYVAFTMFVGIAIPFFGGLLGFFGGFAFAPTTYFLPCIMWLAIYKPKRFSLSWIINWICIILGLLLMVIAPIGALRSIILSAKSLKFFS; from the exons ATG GCTGATGAAAGATCTGCAGAACAGAAGAAAATAGACGAGTGGCTTCCCATTACTTCTTCTAGGAACGCAAAATGGTGGTATTCAACATTTCACAATGTTACCTCTATGGTTGGAGCTGGTGTTCTCAGTCTCCCTTATGCTATGTCAGAGCTCGGGTG GGGACCTGGTGTAACAGTACTGGTGTTATCTTGGATTATCACTTTATACACACTATGGCAAATGGTTGAAATGCACGAAATGGTTCCAGGGAAACGTTTCGATAGATATCATGAATTGGGGCAGCATGCTTTTGGAGAAAAGCTCGGGTTATGGATCGTAGTGCCTCAGCAAGTAATCGTTGAAGTTGGCGTCGACATTGTTTATATGGTGACTGGAggaaaatctctcaagaaaaTCCATGATTTATTGTGCAAAGACAATTGCACAAATATGAAACTTAGCCACTTTATCATGATCTTTGCCTCTGTCCATTTTTGTCTCGTCCATCTTCCCAACTTCAATTCAATATCTAGCATTTCTTTGGCAGCAGCTGTTATGTCTTTAAG TTACTCCACCATTGCTTGGGGGGCTTCAATTAAGAAAGGCGTGCAACCGGATGTGGACTATGGATACAATGCTAAAACCAATATGGGAGCTGTTTTCAACTTTTTCAGCGCGTTAGGAGATGTGGCTTTTGCTTATGCCGGTCACAATGTGGTGTTGGAAATTCAAGCTACGATCCCTTCAACGTCTGAGAAGCCTTCCAAAGGACCAATGTGGAGGGGCGTTGTTGTTGCTTACATTGTTGTCGCTGTGTGTTATTTTCCAGTTGCACTTATTGGATATTGGGTGTTTGGGAATTCTGTGCAAGATAACATTCTCATCTCTTTGGAAAAACCTACTTGGCTCATTGTTATGGCTAACTTTTTCGTTGTTGTCCATGTTATTGGGAGCTACCAG ATCTATGCAATGCCAGTGTTTGACATGATTGAGACTGTGCTTGTTAAGAAACTTAAGTTCAAGCCAACTTGGTACTTGCGATTTATTACCAGAAACCTTTACGTTG CTTTCACAATGTTCGTTGGAATCGCGATCCCTTTCTTTGGTGGGCTTCTTGGATTCTTTGGAGGATTTGCATTTGCCCCAACAACATATTTT CTTCCCTGCATAATGTGGCTTGCAATCTATAAACCAAAGAGATTCAGTCTATCTTGGATTATTAACTGG ATTTGCATAATACT